A portion of the Phyllobacterium zundukense genome contains these proteins:
- a CDS encoding ABC transporter ATP-binding protein produces METSLTRYIWSNTRLQQIWILFVVAVSMIPYFMSFDLPKQIVNGPIQGNGFETPGATRTFMHLEYDLPALGKVVFFDGLELTRFQTLMALSLVFLLLVIINGLFKLYINTYKGRLGERMLRRIRFELIDRVLRFPPAQFKRVKSAEIATMIKDEVEPMGGFTGDAFVQPALLGGQAITALVFIIMQNFWLGMIAAGIVAVQGVVIPRMRKRLLELGRQRQLTARELSGRVGEIVDGIGTIHGNDTSNFERADIASRLGLIFSIRYDLYQWKFLVKFINNFLAQVTPFLFYSIGGFLALQGRLDIGQLVAVINAYKDLPGPLKELIDWDQARQDVQVKYNQVVEQFNVDMLVDPKIQALAPDPVNRLEHSLHAVNLTLSDDSGAPLLRHVTLEIKPGETAAIVGNSGSGAEALAEAFARVIWPEQGRITIDGKDILELPESVTGRRIAYAASDTYFFHGTLRDNLLYGLKHAPLTKVEYEGAKAAKNRWNINEARRAGNPELDVNSDWVDYVSAGVTGPDDLFKVVRPVLDAVLISQDILDMALRSTVVIETHADLTDRIVELRQALRKRLKKEDLDDLVVPFKLDEYNPQATVGENLLFGSMRRPMMTNRKLAAHPYFRSVLRENDLYIDLYNMGLEIAANAVELFEDLPPDHPFFQQLTFMTADDIPAYQVLLQKLQGRAIDAASADERTSIIRLSFSYIEPRHRFGLLNSELMAKIVDARARFHQDMPDDLKAVIERYDPERFIASATLLDNVLFGRIGFTQADGSDRIRSILRDLFDRLGLFESVLSIGMDFDVGSGGKRLTNVQRQKLNVARALLKRADYVIFNRPLPALDQRVQDHITHNIMEDLHEEGHAPAIIWVLSNTALANLFDRVIVFDKGTLVEDGTHATLLEKNGIFKELVS; encoded by the coding sequence ATGGAAACAAGTCTAACACGCTATATCTGGTCGAACACGCGGCTGCAGCAGATATGGATTCTGTTCGTCGTAGCTGTCTCGATGATTCCGTATTTCATGTCTTTCGATCTGCCAAAACAGATCGTCAACGGTCCCATCCAGGGTAACGGGTTCGAGACACCCGGCGCGACGCGCACCTTCATGCATCTCGAATACGACCTGCCCGCTCTCGGCAAGGTGGTGTTTTTCGACGGTCTTGAGCTCACACGTTTTCAGACATTGATGGCGTTGAGCCTGGTTTTCCTGTTGCTCGTCATCATCAACGGTTTGTTCAAGCTTTATATCAACACCTACAAGGGCCGCCTCGGCGAGCGCATGTTGCGGCGAATTCGCTTCGAGTTGATTGACCGCGTGCTGCGTTTTCCGCCGGCGCAATTCAAGCGGGTAAAATCCGCGGAAATTGCAACGATGATCAAGGACGAAGTCGAACCTATGGGTGGCTTCACGGGCGACGCTTTCGTTCAGCCGGCATTACTGGGCGGACAAGCTATCACGGCCCTCGTCTTCATCATCATGCAGAATTTCTGGCTCGGTATGATTGCCGCAGGCATTGTCGCGGTCCAGGGCGTCGTGATACCCCGCATGCGCAAACGCTTGCTTGAACTTGGACGCCAACGTCAGCTCACGGCGCGCGAATTGTCTGGCCGTGTGGGTGAGATTGTCGATGGCATTGGTACCATTCACGGTAACGACACATCGAACTTCGAACGGGCCGATATTGCGTCGCGTTTGGGCCTTATTTTCTCGATCCGGTACGATCTTTATCAATGGAAGTTCCTGGTCAAATTCATCAACAATTTTCTCGCACAGGTCACCCCGTTTCTATTCTATTCGATCGGCGGATTTCTGGCGTTGCAAGGAAGACTCGATATCGGCCAGCTCGTTGCCGTCATCAATGCCTACAAGGATCTCCCAGGGCCGTTGAAAGAGCTGATCGATTGGGACCAGGCTCGTCAGGATGTCCAGGTCAAGTACAATCAGGTGGTAGAACAGTTCAACGTCGACATGCTTGTTGATCCGAAAATCCAGGCCCTGGCACCCGATCCCGTCAACCGTCTTGAGCATTCGTTGCACGCGGTCAACCTGACGCTTTCCGACGATAGCGGTGCGCCCTTGCTCAGACATGTTACGCTGGAGATCAAACCGGGCGAGACCGCCGCCATTGTCGGCAACAGCGGCAGCGGCGCCGAAGCCCTTGCCGAGGCCTTTGCCCGCGTTATTTGGCCCGAGCAGGGCCGGATCACCATTGATGGCAAAGATATCCTCGAACTGCCAGAATCCGTAACCGGCCGCCGCATCGCCTATGCAGCCTCCGATACCTACTTCTTCCACGGAACCTTGCGCGATAACCTGCTTTATGGCCTCAAACATGCACCCTTGACCAAGGTCGAGTACGAGGGAGCGAAAGCTGCCAAGAACAGATGGAACATCAACGAAGCGCGCCGTGCCGGCAATCCCGAACTCGACGTTAACAGCGACTGGGTGGATTATGTCTCCGCGGGCGTGACGGGGCCTGACGATCTCTTCAAGGTTGTGCGCCCGGTCCTTGATGCGGTTCTGATTTCTCAGGACATTCTCGATATGGCCTTGCGTTCCACTGTCGTCATCGAGACGCACGCCGATTTGACCGATCGCATCGTCGAGTTGCGTCAGGCCCTGCGCAAACGATTGAAGAAGGAAGATCTCGACGACCTCGTCGTTCCGTTCAAGCTGGACGAATATAACCCTCAGGCCACCGTTGGTGAAAACCTGCTGTTCGGCAGCATGCGGCGGCCGATGATGACCAATCGCAAACTGGCGGCACATCCCTATTTCCGCTCGGTGTTGCGCGAGAACGACCTTTACATCGATCTTTACAATATGGGTCTGGAGATCGCGGCCAACGCGGTCGAGCTGTTCGAGGATCTGCCACCGGATCATCCGTTCTTCCAGCAACTGACCTTCATGACCGCCGATGACATCCCGGCCTATCAGGTGTTGCTGCAAAAACTGCAGGGCCGCGCTATCGACGCGGCGTCGGCAGACGAACGAACAAGTATAATCCGCCTGAGCTTCTCCTACATCGAGCCGAGGCATCGCTTTGGCCTTCTGAACAGCGAGCTCATGGCCAAGATCGTCGATGCCCGGGCACGTTTCCACCAGGATATGCCGGACGACCTCAAAGCAGTGATTGAACGCTATGATCCGGAACGTTTTATCGCATCGGCGACGCTTCTGGACAATGTCCTCTTCGGCCGGATCGGCTTCACCCAGGCCGATGGTTCGGACCGCATCCGTAGCATTTTGCGCGATCTGTTCGATCGTCTCGGTCTGTTCGAAAGCGTCCTTTCGATTGGCATGGATTTCGATGTCGGATCAGGTGGCAAGCGATTGACCAATGTGCAGCGGCAGAAGCTCAACGTTGCCAGAGCACTGCTCAAGCGTGCCGATTATGTGATCTTCAATCGTCCCCTGCCGGCACTTGACCAGCGTGTGCAGGACCATATTACACACAACATCATGGAGGACCTGCACGAAGAGGGCCACGCTCCTGCGATCATCTGGGTTCTGTCAAACACTGCACTTGCCAATCTATTCGATCGCGTGATTGTATTCGACAAGGGAACACTGGTCGAAGACGGAACGCACGCGACTCTTCTGGAGAAAAACGGTATATTCAAGGAGCTGGTGTCATAA
- a CDS encoding cyclic nucleotide-binding domain-containing protein, with protein sequence MLLKDEVEMLRRVPLFSGVAPAKLKLLAFTSERVSYKCGQTLFRQGDPADAAYVILTGGADILSDSPSGEIKVAEIEHDSIVGEIAILCDVSRTATVRANSALEALRISKDHFLKLLSDYPEMTIEIMRVLADRLSHTTTELSEARSKQKQAAK encoded by the coding sequence ATGCTGCTGAAAGATGAAGTTGAAATGTTGCGGCGGGTACCGCTGTTTTCGGGCGTTGCGCCGGCCAAGCTCAAGCTTCTGGCCTTCACATCCGAGCGTGTCAGCTACAAATGCGGTCAGACCCTGTTTCGCCAGGGTGATCCGGCCGATGCAGCCTATGTCATCCTCACTGGCGGGGCTGATATCCTCTCGGACTCGCCAAGCGGCGAGATCAAAGTTGCCGAGATCGAGCACGACTCCATCGTCGGTGAAATCGCGATCCTCTGTGATGTTTCACGAACTGCAACCGTCCGGGCAAATTCCGCACTCGAGGCCTTGCGCATCAGCAAGGATCATTTTCTCAAGCTCCTTAGTGATTATCCGGAGATGACCATCGAGATCATGCGTGTTCTAGCCGACCGCCTGAGCCACACGACAACGGAACTTAGCGAAGCGCGCAGCAAACAGAAGCAGGCAGCGAAGTAA
- a CDS encoding metallophosphoesterase family protein, with protein sequence MSSLMFPPIAVIADAHFHDLYGDYDFDGIDVGGRQMTARRLTDTVRSTRVFNESYFALRGALDEVVTRGIKYVVLLGDYSDDGQIATLAALRQLLGRYNREHGLVFIATSGNHDIFGPHGKHHAKRLLNPDGTYTIVASDDEFVDDDADGMVVTSKMYCSGYPAGLLALPDIGFFRRPSDLHWETPFGIHDDPAKRLYSVCSDDGLNQYRLMDSSYLIEPIAGLWLLMIDANVFEPRNGVFAKGDAGAFVDSTNAGWNAVLKHKRFVLHWAKDVAERARRDGKRLLTFSHYPLLDMLNGTAEDERSLMGETISTKRTPMNAVASAAIDAGIGIHFSGHLHVNDTALVQHGEDYLVNIGVPSLAAFPPAFKVVTLGHTGLKVETVSIGHLPIDPAINQQYRVEINVTGKRTGRMLDATDYGDFLSEHVDQLVLYRYLRREWPNDMARTMSQLNLGDLYVLSRCKQPFSIEDTVALVHAERASKTSDDDKEKAIEQLDLIPVLSLLGDWYRLRMGSELALDCISPHRLAAYRLLIEIYASSSALEIGGAQGKFARIFRMMGRYLSDLPSRNFLVDLTSGSITRNENQSAN encoded by the coding sequence ATGTCTTCTTTGATGTTTCCGCCGATTGCTGTCATTGCCGATGCTCATTTCCACGATCTTTATGGGGATTATGATTTCGACGGCATCGATGTCGGCGGGCGCCAAATGACAGCGCGCCGCCTGACCGACACGGTGCGCTCCACCCGGGTGTTCAACGAAAGCTATTTTGCTCTGCGAGGGGCCCTGGACGAGGTCGTCACCCGCGGCATCAAATATGTCGTTCTGCTGGGCGACTATTCCGATGACGGCCAGATTGCGACGCTTGCAGCGCTGCGGCAATTGCTGGGCCGTTACAACCGCGAGCACGGACTTGTCTTTATCGCTACCTCTGGCAACCACGATATCTTCGGCCCGCATGGCAAGCACCACGCCAAACGCCTGCTTAATCCGGATGGTACCTATACAATCGTCGCCAGCGATGATGAATTCGTCGATGACGATGCAGACGGTATGGTGGTTACCAGCAAGATGTATTGCTCCGGCTATCCCGCTGGGTTGCTGGCATTGCCGGATATTGGCTTCTTTCGCAGGCCATCGGATTTGCATTGGGAAACACCATTCGGAATCCATGACGATCCAGCCAAGCGGCTCTATTCGGTGTGCTCGGATGACGGACTAAACCAGTATCGGTTAATGGACTCGTCTTATCTGATTGAACCTATTGCGGGTCTCTGGCTTTTGATGATCGATGCCAATGTCTTCGAGCCGCGCAATGGTGTTTTTGCCAAAGGGGACGCAGGGGCATTCGTCGACAGCACCAATGCCGGCTGGAATGCCGTGCTCAAGCATAAACGTTTCGTGTTGCATTGGGCCAAAGATGTCGCGGAGAGAGCCAGGCGGGATGGCAAGCGGCTGCTGACATTCTCGCACTATCCATTACTGGATATGCTCAATGGCACAGCGGAGGACGAACGGTCGCTGATGGGTGAAACGATCTCCACGAAACGGACACCGATGAATGCGGTGGCGAGCGCGGCCATCGATGCGGGCATCGGAATTCATTTCAGCGGCCATCTTCATGTCAATGATACCGCGCTGGTGCAGCATGGGGAAGATTACCTCGTGAACATCGGCGTGCCGTCGCTTGCTGCCTTTCCCCCGGCCTTCAAGGTGGTAACGCTCGGCCATACGGGGTTGAAGGTTGAAACGGTCAGCATCGGGCATCTGCCGATCGATCCAGCCATCAATCAGCAATACCGCGTTGAGATCAATGTCACAGGCAAAAGGACCGGTCGTATGCTGGATGCCACTGACTATGGAGATTTCCTGTCGGAACATGTGGACCAGTTGGTCTTGTATCGCTATTTGCGTCGCGAATGGCCAAACGACATGGCGAGGACGATGTCGCAGCTCAATCTCGGAGATTTGTATGTACTCAGCCGATGTAAGCAGCCCTTTTCCATCGAGGATACTGTTGCGCTTGTTCATGCGGAACGCGCCAGCAAAACGTCAGATGACGACAAGGAAAAAGCGATTGAACAACTGGATTTGATCCCGGTACTCAGTCTGCTTGGCGATTGGTACCGGCTGCGCATGGGCAGTGAATTGGCATTGGATTGCATATCGCCGCATCGGCTTGCAGCCTATCGTTTGCTGATCGAGATTTACGCCAGCTCGTCTGCCCTCGAGATTGGGGGCGCTCAGGGCAAGTTCGCGCGCATATTCCGCATGATGGGGCGATATCTGTCGGACCTGCCCTCCCGTAACTTCCTGGTTGATCTCACCAGCGGGTCCATTACGCGGAATGAAAACCAGTCGGCCAATTGA
- a CDS encoding MBL fold metallo-hydrolase — MNDEVFRVKFWGTRGSVAVSGPDFERYGGNTVCIEVQCGRHRMIFDAGSGIRQAGDALFLEGVDHLDILYTHCHYDHIIGLPYFMPLYNPMMNVRLWSGHLAGIMTTREMVKEFMRPPWFPVEPEICKASLAFRDFRSGEVLTPCDGVTIHTGSLNHPGGCIGYRVEFAGRVLALIYDTEHEAGKLDPVVLKLIKDADLVVYDCTYTEDEMPRRFGYGHSTWQHGVLLAQAAKIGSLALFHHAPDRTDDELDQFERLSKERFTGAFAARDFQVIDL; from the coding sequence ATGAACGACGAAGTGTTTCGGGTGAAATTCTGGGGAACGCGGGGGAGCGTTGCCGTATCGGGTCCCGATTTCGAACGGTATGGCGGCAATACCGTATGTATCGAAGTTCAATGCGGCAGGCATCGTATGATCTTCGACGCCGGTTCCGGCATAAGGCAGGCTGGTGATGCTTTATTCCTGGAAGGCGTTGACCACCTCGACATCCTCTATACCCATTGTCACTACGATCACATCATTGGCCTTCCCTACTTCATGCCGCTCTACAATCCGATGATGAATGTGCGGCTCTGGTCTGGTCATCTGGCCGGGATCATGACGACCCGTGAAATGGTCAAGGAGTTCATGCGCCCGCCGTGGTTTCCTGTCGAGCCTGAAATCTGCAAGGCCAGTCTCGCTTTTCGCGATTTCCGCTCCGGCGAAGTGCTGACTCCATGCGATGGGGTCACGATCCACACCGGAAGCCTCAATCATCCGGGTGGTTGCATCGGCTACCGCGTCGAATTTGCCGGTCGCGTACTGGCGCTGATCTACGATACCGAACATGAGGCCGGCAAGCTTGACCCGGTTGTTCTGAAACTCATTAAGGACGCCGATCTCGTCGTCTATGACTGCACCTACACGGAAGATGAGATGCCGCGGCGTTTTGGCTATGGTCATTCGACGTGGCAGCACGGCGTCCTCTTGGCGCAAGCCGCCAAGATTGGCAGTCTGGCGTTGTTTCATCATGCGCCGGATCGCACCGATGACGAACTCGACCAGTTCGAGCGCCTGTCAAAGGAACGCTTTACCGGTGCCTTTGCCGCTCGCGATTTTCAGGTGATCGATCTTTAG
- a CDS encoding polysaccharide deacetylase family protein, translated as MMDEAIWQPLQVELSRWTNAKRIARFWLRDDDAVEPTAALERLLVLREAYQVPLTLAVVPAYAREQLARRLAHEARVNVAVHGWSHENHAPANEKKQELGPHRTLDVMSAELADGHKRLEKLFPDRFVPVLVPPWNRIDPLLANELPNLDFRALSLFGPPKGKFTAFLPVINTHVDLMDWHGTRGCRDHGQLVEAIVKELRLRFMSSDEPIGILTHHLVNDESAWAFLQTLFAVVAAAPACRWVSLPELL; from the coding sequence ATAATGGATGAAGCGATATGGCAGCCATTGCAGGTGGAGCTTTCGCGCTGGACAAACGCCAAGCGCATCGCCCGATTTTGGCTGCGCGACGATGATGCGGTCGAGCCAACCGCTGCGTTGGAACGGCTCTTGGTATTGCGCGAAGCGTATCAAGTCCCCCTGACGCTTGCAGTGGTCCCTGCATATGCAAGAGAGCAGCTTGCCCGACGATTGGCGCACGAAGCCCGTGTGAATGTCGCGGTGCATGGCTGGTCGCATGAAAACCACGCACCGGCCAATGAGAAGAAGCAGGAACTGGGACCGCATCGAACGCTGGATGTGATGTCGGCTGAATTGGCTGACGGGCATAAACGGCTTGAAAAGCTGTTTCCAGATCGCTTTGTACCGGTGTTGGTGCCGCCGTGGAACCGGATCGATCCGCTGCTAGCGAATGAACTGCCAAATCTCGATTTCAGGGCACTTTCGCTGTTCGGTCCGCCCAAAGGCAAGTTCACGGCTTTCCTGCCGGTCATCAACACGCATGTTGATTTGATGGACTGGCACGGAACACGAGGCTGCAGGGATCACGGGCAATTGGTTGAAGCAATCGTCAAGGAGTTGCGGTTACGCTTCATGAGCAGCGACGAGCCCATCGGCATTCTGACACACCACCTTGTCAATGATGAATCGGCCTGGGCGTTTTTGCAGACGTTGTTCGCGGTCGTGGCTGCAGCGCCAGCTTGCCGCTGGGTCTCGCTGCCGGAATTGCTCTAA
- a CDS encoding glycosyltransferase family 4 protein has protein sequence MQIAFYAPLKSPNHPVPSGDRQMARLLVAALELAGYDVDVISELRSFTATPEAAGRERVATLAKQEIERLSRQWQRRGKPDLWFCYHPYYKAPDLIGPALAAALSIPYVTAEASYSKRRDDGDWAELQAVVVDAVRHAAVNICFTRRDETGLAGHIPEARLARLLPFIDASAFRAEPTANDPHRLVTIAMMRAGDKLESYRMLAEALALLGERPWKLSVIGDGPERVAVKAMFGGFGTERIEWLGQKQAREVVDLLYRGGTFVWPGTGEAYGIAYLEAQAAGLPVVAQKTAGVPEVVRDGVTGTLTTAGDTRTFADAIGQMMDNEERRLSMGKAGRRFVMEERSLDIASKRLGELLREYVAHNG, from the coding sequence ATGCAGATCGCCTTCTATGCCCCGCTGAAATCACCCAATCATCCGGTCCCATCCGGCGATCGGCAGATGGCAAGATTGCTCGTCGCTGCGCTTGAATTGGCTGGTTACGATGTCGACGTGATATCGGAACTACGCAGCTTTACGGCAACGCCCGAAGCAGCCGGACGTGAACGTGTTGCGACACTGGCAAAACAGGAAATCGAGCGATTGTCGCGGCAATGGCAGCGTAGGGGAAAGCCCGATCTATGGTTCTGCTATCATCCTTACTACAAGGCGCCCGACCTGATCGGGCCGGCGCTGGCCGCTGCGCTAAGCATTCCTTATGTGACCGCTGAAGCGTCCTATTCAAAGCGGCGAGACGATGGCGACTGGGCTGAGCTGCAGGCCGTGGTGGTGGATGCGGTTCGGCACGCGGCGGTCAATATCTGTTTTACCAGGCGCGACGAGACCGGACTTGCCGGACATATTCCGGAGGCCCGGTTGGCGCGGCTGCTGCCCTTTATCGATGCATCAGCGTTTCGTGCTGAACCGACAGCGAATGACCCGCATCGGTTGGTGACGATCGCGATGATGCGGGCGGGTGACAAGCTCGAAAGCTATCGAATGCTCGCCGAGGCATTGGCCTTGCTCGGTGAGAGGCCCTGGAAACTGAGCGTTATAGGCGATGGCCCGGAGCGTGTGGCGGTGAAGGCGATGTTTGGAGGATTTGGCACCGAACGCATCGAATGGCTCGGCCAGAAACAGGCAAGGGAGGTTGTGGATCTGCTTTATCGTGGTGGCACCTTTGTCTGGCCGGGGACGGGCGAAGCCTACGGCATTGCCTATCTGGAAGCGCAGGCGGCGGGATTACCGGTTGTGGCACAGAAAACTGCGGGCGTGCCCGAGGTGGTCAGGGACGGTGTAACGGGTACGTTGACGACGGCGGGAGATACAAGAACCTTTGCCGATGCCATTGGGCAGATGATGGACAACGAAGAGCGCCGCCTTTCCATGGGGAAAGCGGGACGACGTTTCGTCATGGAAGAACGATCGCTTGACATTGCGTCGAAGCGACTGGGCGAGCTATTGCGGGAATATGTGGCGCATAATGGATGA
- a CDS encoding adenylate/guanylate cyclase domain-containing protein, with amino-acid sequence MTSIATVPLLSERSLRRARLISGLILLVFVTLHLANHALNLISLDAAEEGRLWFTAIWRNPVGTILLYGSVLVHIALVMRSLYQRRTLVMPLREALQIILGILIPLLIIEHVIATRISSEMIGTPDVYASVIRSLWVNAPMNGLRQSIALVVVWMHGCIGVHFWLRYRPWYDTAAPFLLTFAILLPVLALLGFASTGRILASEPPQSSFGSGYSPAGASIGYDGARSGDATSSFATTEVRKERVQMTKYALYGGFAGTLLTVFAMRARRSWRERTDQIEIRYPEGQIVNVPRGFSVLEASRLGGIPHYAVCGGKGRCSTCRVQVVEGAASLPKPESTELTTLHRINADPGVRLACQLRPLHDISVVPLLIPTTEGALPVGSQQTNPGREQEIVILFCDIRSFTMLTEAQLPYDIVFLLNRYFAIVGQAVERAGGRLDKFIGDGAMALFGLKGSPEDACRNALKAAARIVSEIDRLNDELSAEFSMPLRVAIGIHSGPAIVGAMGYGNVKNLTAIGDTVNVASRLEAIAKELDSTLVVSEPTIQLAGSDTADLESQEISIRGRAEPLRVYIIRQELTARFV; translated from the coding sequence ATGACATCAATCGCCACAGTGCCCCTTTTGTCCGAGCGATCCCTGCGCAGGGCACGATTGATTTCGGGGCTGATCCTCCTCGTCTTCGTGACGTTGCATCTTGCCAATCACGCGCTGAACCTGATCTCACTTGATGCCGCGGAAGAAGGCCGGCTGTGGTTTACCGCCATCTGGCGCAATCCTGTCGGTACCATCCTTCTTTATGGTTCGGTTCTTGTTCACATCGCGCTCGTCATGCGCTCGCTCTATCAGCGGCGCACGCTTGTCATGCCATTGCGGGAGGCGCTGCAGATTATTCTCGGCATTCTCATCCCGCTGTTGATTATTGAACACGTGATTGCGACGCGCATCAGCTCCGAAATGATCGGCACGCCAGATGTTTACGCGTCTGTCATCCGCTCGCTCTGGGTCAATGCGCCGATGAACGGTTTGCGCCAATCGATTGCCCTCGTCGTGGTCTGGATGCACGGCTGCATAGGGGTCCATTTCTGGCTGCGCTATCGCCCCTGGTACGACACAGCCGCACCCTTCCTTTTGACATTTGCCATTCTCTTGCCCGTGCTTGCCCTGCTTGGATTTGCCAGTACGGGGCGCATTCTCGCCAGCGAGCCGCCGCAATCCAGCTTCGGCAGCGGATATAGCCCGGCAGGTGCAAGTATCGGCTATGATGGTGCGAGAAGCGGTGACGCCACATCTTCATTTGCAACGACCGAAGTCCGCAAGGAACGCGTGCAGATGACGAAATATGCACTCTATGGCGGATTTGCAGGCACGTTGCTGACTGTGTTTGCCATGCGCGCGCGCCGCAGCTGGCGCGAACGGACTGACCAGATCGAAATCCGTTATCCGGAGGGGCAAATCGTCAACGTTCCGCGCGGCTTCAGTGTGCTTGAAGCGAGCCGGCTCGGTGGGATCCCGCATTATGCGGTCTGCGGTGGCAAAGGCCGCTGCTCGACCTGCCGCGTCCAGGTCGTTGAAGGTGCAGCATCGCTGCCGAAACCTGAATCAACCGAACTGACAACGCTCCACCGCATCAATGCAGATCCTGGCGTGCGCCTCGCCTGCCAGTTGCGACCGCTACACGATATCAGCGTCGTTCCGTTGCTTATACCGACCACGGAAGGCGCGCTTCCCGTCGGCAGCCAGCAAACCAATCCTGGGCGCGAACAGGAAATCGTCATCCTCTTTTGCGATATCCGCAGCTTCACCATGCTTACCGAGGCTCAGCTTCCCTATGATATCGTCTTCCTGCTCAATCGCTATTTTGCCATTGTCGGTCAGGCGGTCGAGCGTGCTGGGGGACGTCTCGATAAATTCATCGGCGATGGCGCCATGGCACTCTTCGGCCTGAAAGGTTCTCCGGAAGACGCCTGCCGCAACGCGCTCAAAGCAGCGGCCAGGATCGTCAGCGAAATAGACCGGCTCAATGATGAATTGTCCGCCGAATTTTCCATGCCGCTGCGTGTTGCCATCGGCATCCATAGCGGCCCGGCCATTGTCGGTGCCATGGGATATGGCAATGTGAAGAACCTCACTGCCATCGGGGATACGGTCAACGTTGCCAGCCGGCTCGAAGCCATCGCCAAGGAACTGGATTCCACGCTTGTTGTGTCGGAACCA